A stretch of the Campylobacter sp. 19-13652 genome encodes the following:
- the coaD gene encoding pantetheine-phosphate adenylyltransferase has product MKECIYPGTFDPITNGHMDIIERAVNLFGKVVVAVAVSAGKKPLYSLNKRIEMAKLACAHLKGVRVVGFENLLVDFAKEAGINVCVRGLRAVSDFEYELQIGYTNASLWDELETIYLMPNLKNAFISSTIVRNIITHQGDASKLVPEAILPLLSTQEVQA; this is encoded by the coding sequence ATGAAAGAGTGCATCTATCCTGGGACTTTTGATCCTATTACAAACGGTCATATGGATATAATTGAAAGAGCGGTCAATCTCTTTGGAAAAGTGGTCGTAGCCGTGGCAGTAAGTGCTGGCAAAAAGCCGCTTTACAGCCTAAATAAGCGTATAGAAATGGCTAAGCTTGCATGCGCACATTTAAAGGGTGTTAGGGTAGTTGGCTTTGAAAATTTACTCGTAGATTTTGCAAAAGAAGCTGGCATAAATGTCTGTGTGCGAGGGCTTAGAGCGGTAAGTGATTTTGAGTATGAGCTACAGATTGGCTACACAAATGCAAGCCTTTGGGATGAGCTAGAGACGATTTACCTCATGCCAAATTTAAAAAACGCCTTCATCTCAAGCACCATAGTAAGAAACATAATCACCCACCAAGGCGATGCTAGCAAACTAGTCCCAGAAGCGATTTTGCCACTACTTAGCACGCAAGAGGTGCAGGCATGA
- a CDS encoding UbiX family flavin prenyltransferase, producing MKIFIGITGASGAIFGLYTAFCALKCKAKTHVCISSGAKSVIENEKNALNLLNTSSLNEAIEILEQNGAIIHDERDLAAAVSSGSYGTDAFIIAPASANTIAKIYAGFSDTLITRTAAVALKERKPLVLGVREMPLSTLLLRQLCTLSELGAIIAPPLAQTYSKSPNADFIAGRWLDLAGVKNQIYKRWQEEN from the coding sequence GTGAAAATTTTTATAGGTATAACTGGTGCTAGCGGTGCGATTTTTGGGCTTTATACGGCATTTTGTGCCCTAAAATGCAAGGCAAAAACACACGTTTGTATAAGCAGCGGCGCAAAATCTGTAATAGAAAATGAAAAAAATGCTTTAAATTTATTAAACACCTCAAGCTTAAATGAAGCTATCGAGATTTTAGAGCAAAATGGTGCAATCATCCATGATGAGCGAGATCTAGCGGCTGCTGTAAGCAGTGGAAGCTACGGCACGGATGCTTTTATCATTGCGCCAGCTTCAGCAAATACGATTGCAAAAATTTACGCTGGCTTTAGCGATACGCTAATAACTCGCACAGCCGCAGTAGCTCTAAAAGAGCGAAAGCCGCTAGTACTAGGAGTGCGCGAAATGCCGCTGTCTACGCTTTTATTACGCCAGCTTTGCACCCTTAGTGAGTTAGGCGCCATAATCGCACCGCCACTTGCGCAAACATACAGCAAAAGCCCTAATGCGGACTTTATCGCTGGGCGGTGGCTTGATCTAGCTGGGGTAAAAAATCAAATTTATAAAAGATGGCAAGAGGAAAATTAA
- the flgA gene encoding flagellar basal body P-ring formation chaperone FlgA: MQNDSAEQKIIGFSYAFKATMPALIATAPIASKSLINPLQTKSTRIDFDKFKPGTLTHFPNSKIIAKRAIKPSEILNYQFITNSSLVKKGSTLEGLITEDGVSLSIPVRALEGGNLGDIIKVENKEHKIFKASIISAKKAILQ; this comes from the coding sequence TTGCAAAATGATAGTGCAGAACAAAAGATTATAGGCTTTTCTTACGCTTTTAAAGCAACCATGCCAGCCCTTATAGCCACTGCGCCCATAGCATCAAAAAGCCTCATAAACCCACTTCAAACAAAAAGCACGAGAATTGATTTTGATAAATTTAAACCAGGCACTCTCACGCACTTTCCAAACTCAAAAATCATAGCAAAGCGCGCAATCAAACCATCTGAGATACTAAACTATCAATTTATCACAAACTCAAGCCTTGTAAAAAAAGGAAGCACTCTTGAGGGGCTTATTACAGAGGATGGTGTGAGTCTTAGTATACCAGTACGTGCACTTGAGGGCGGAAATTTGGGCGATATAATAAAAGTAGAAAACAAAGAGCATAAAATTTTTAAAGCGAGCATAATCTCAGCCAAAAAGGCTATATTGCAGTGA